The following coding sequences lie in one Tichowtungia aerotolerans genomic window:
- a CDS encoding GumC family protein, whose translation MNENQSKETTLHFLDYWRVIRSRKEIVLAVLFLVVITGTVYTFTLPKIYAAEARIEVNNDNVNLDPFSYSPMDGSRYDPYFLRTQYEIIKSKPILYEVINRLNLQEAWGKDGQNVPKEKAYKILFSSLDVAQSRDTSLIALRARRQDPREAMRIANTLADVYRDQRLDLKYKEMTRSIDALRRELENQQEKVDTAEQQVEELREKLGITVLSEGVDGGSASIEKLRLQQLEGDRVSARVDMLVQKARYEQLEAMSNDDLLTASAYLASDPFVESMRTEIKNLDVQLSSLLENYGVNHPEVKQAKAARDELMGKLAQALDGIKKGVKAQYVISKSKFDALEEELRGAQSEDRQSQREKLLPFNKAQRELDLQRSLLDALKARLAQEGITLKVPRTPVEIVDAAEESNRPVSPNLFLNMLLSIFVGLGAGVGLAYFIEYLDTSIKTADDVERWVDLPVLGLIPQKVRPLIEEGPDSDHAEGYRVLRTNMSFTDAGGPTKGAFAVLSGGAGEGKSTTAFNLAYVCAQQGEKVLLVDADLRRPVQHTILGVSNRFGLTNVLLRDVPVEETIKTTSVPNLHFLPSGRLPRTSLGVLDPKRIGELVSSLKSKYDVVIFDTPPLVGISDSAVIAKEVDGIIMVVQYRKYPRDMIIRAKQMLDTLGVEQVGVVLNNINIMRDDYYYYYHSYYSNYYYYRSDESLPAGSPEHSES comes from the coding sequence ATGAACGAGAACCAAAGCAAAGAGACTACACTTCATTTTCTGGACTACTGGCGTGTTATTCGTTCTCGTAAGGAAATCGTTCTTGCGGTTCTTTTCCTCGTGGTAATTACCGGCACTGTATATACGTTCACATTGCCTAAAATTTATGCTGCAGAAGCCAGGATTGAAGTAAACAATGATAATGTGAATCTGGACCCATTCAGTTACTCTCCGATGGATGGGTCAAGATATGATCCTTATTTTCTGAGAACCCAGTATGAAATCATAAAATCAAAACCGATCTTATATGAGGTGATCAACCGATTGAATCTTCAGGAGGCCTGGGGAAAAGATGGCCAGAATGTTCCCAAAGAAAAAGCATATAAGATTCTCTTTTCCAGTTTGGATGTCGCCCAGTCTCGCGATACCAGTTTGATAGCTCTTCGTGCAAGACGTCAGGATCCCAGAGAGGCAATGAGAATTGCTAATACACTTGCGGATGTTTATCGGGATCAACGATTGGATCTTAAATATAAAGAAATGACGCGTTCGATAGATGCATTGCGTCGTGAATTGGAAAATCAGCAGGAAAAAGTTGATACTGCGGAGCAGCAGGTGGAAGAGCTTCGCGAAAAACTAGGCATTACAGTGTTGTCTGAAGGGGTCGATGGTGGTTCGGCCAGCATTGAAAAATTACGCTTGCAGCAATTGGAGGGTGATCGCGTTTCTGCTCGAGTGGATATGTTGGTCCAGAAAGCCCGTTATGAGCAGTTAGAGGCGATGAGTAATGATGACCTGCTGACTGCTTCTGCATATTTGGCTTCAGATCCTTTTGTAGAGTCTATGCGGACGGAAATCAAGAATCTGGATGTTCAACTGAGTTCGTTATTGGAGAATTATGGAGTAAATCATCCAGAGGTAAAGCAGGCAAAAGCTGCCAGAGATGAGCTGATGGGAAAGCTGGCTCAGGCCCTGGATGGAATTAAAAAAGGAGTAAAGGCGCAGTACGTCATCTCGAAGTCCAAGTTTGATGCTTTGGAGGAAGAGTTGCGTGGTGCTCAAAGTGAAGACCGGCAGTCTCAGCGTGAGAAACTTCTTCCATTTAATAAGGCTCAGCGAGAGCTGGATCTCCAGCGATCTTTGTTGGATGCGCTTAAGGCTCGTCTTGCTCAAGAGGGAATCACTCTGAAGGTTCCTCGTACTCCGGTTGAGATTGTTGATGCCGCGGAGGAATCCAATCGTCCAGTCAGTCCGAATTTGTTTCTCAATATGCTGTTGAGTATTTTTGTCGGGCTGGGGGCTGGTGTAGGTCTGGCATATTTTATTGAGTACCTTGATACATCAATTAAGACCGCTGATGATGTGGAACGTTGGGTTGACCTTCCGGTGCTTGGGTTGATTCCGCAAAAAGTTCGCCCTCTGATTGAAGAAGGTCCAGATAGTGATCATGCTGAAGGATATCGGGTTCTCAGAACCAATATGTCTTTTACAGATGCAGGCGGACCGACCAAAGGTGCGTTTGCTGTTCTTAGTGGGGGTGCAGGGGAAGGAAAATCAACAACAGCCTTTAATTTAGCCTATGTTTGCGCTCAGCAGGGTGAAAAGGTGCTGTTGGTTGATGCCGACCTTCGCCGCCCGGTTCAGCACACGATTCTGGGGGTTTCCAACCGGTTTGGATTAACAAATGTTTTACTCCGAGATGTTCCTGTTGAAGAGACGATTAAAACAACAAGTGTGCCAAACCTTCACTTCCTTCCCAGTGGGCGTTTGCCAAGGACGTCCTTGGGGGTGCTCGATCCCAAGCGAATTGGTGAGCTGGTCAGCAGTCTGAAGTCAAAATATGATGTTGTGATTTTTGACACTCCGCCGTTGGTTGGTATTAGTGATTCAGCTGTGATTGCGAAAGAAGTCGATGGAATTATTATGGTTGTTCAATACCGCAAATATCCTCGTGATATGATTATTCGTGCGAAACAGATGCTTGATACTCTCGGCGTTGAGCAGGTGGGAGTGGTCTTGAATAACATCAATATTATGCGTGATGATTATTACTATTATTATCATTCATATTATTCGAATTATTATTATTACCGCTCGGACGAGTCATTGCCTGCAGGTTCTCCTGAGCATTCCGAATCCTAA
- a CDS encoding polysaccharide biosynthesis/export family protein gives MRKVGVFIVLLCISAITGCVGPVSVDVPVEAPVEGVVGLYNLNPLDPLYISFLGIPEEKAIETVIDEYGQITLPYIEEPVQASGRTISELEREVQRIYIDGGIYRNITVNIQTSAKSYYMEGEVARPQEYPLSRRITLLQAIAAAGGYTEYADKKDVLITRNGEIIKVNAKELEKNPERDIPIEAGDRIKVDRSFY, from the coding sequence ATGAGAAAAGTCGGTGTTTTTATCGTTTTGCTGTGTATTAGTGCTATTACTGGCTGTGTTGGTCCGGTTTCGGTTGACGTGCCTGTTGAAGCGCCTGTTGAGGGGGTCGTTGGGCTCTATAATTTAAATCCTCTTGATCCTCTGTATATTTCTTTCCTGGGAATTCCAGAGGAGAAAGCCATCGAGACGGTGATTGATGAGTATGGACAGATTACGTTGCCTTATATTGAAGAACCGGTGCAGGCTTCCGGGCGCACAATTTCAGAATTGGAGCGTGAGGTGCAGCGTATTTATATTGATGGTGGAATTTACCGGAATATCACCGTGAATATTCAAACTTCTGCAAAATCATACTACATGGAGGGGGAGGTTGCTCGCCCTCAGGAATATCCTCTGAGTCGCCGGATTACTCTCTTACAGGCGATTGCTGCTGCTGGCGGTTATACAGAATATGCGGATAAAAAAGATGTTCTGATTACTCGGAATGGCGAAATTATCAAGGTGAACGCCAAGGAGCTTGAGAAAAATCCGGAAAGGGACATTCCCATTGAGGCCGGAGACCGGATTAAAGTGGATCGTTCGTTTTATTAA
- a CDS encoding DUF721 domain-containing protein, translating to MKNQKKVHAKWLLMRERFHISDPFPPSKNRKERQIESILSDILKEEEPQDLLPEKMEEYWRIAAGSQIAKHTSPEGIQNATLIVNVDHPGWLTEVRRLPLQPILKKINQVRSLPEIHNIRFKLDPSLQTKRYRRS from the coding sequence ATGAAGAATCAGAAAAAAGTGCATGCCAAATGGCTTCTTATGCGGGAAAGATTTCACATTTCTGATCCGTTCCCGCCATCCAAAAACAGAAAAGAACGCCAAATAGAATCGATTTTATCGGACATTCTTAAAGAAGAAGAGCCACAAGACCTGCTTCCTGAAAAAATGGAAGAATACTGGCGCATTGCTGCCGGAAGTCAGATTGCCAAGCATACCTCACCTGAGGGAATACAGAACGCAACCCTTATTGTAAACGTTGACCATCCGGGCTGGCTCACAGAAGTTCGCCGCCTGCCATTGCAACCCATTCTGAAAAAGATCAATCAGGTTCGGTCCCTGCCGGAAATTCATAATATCCGTTTCAAGCTGGACCCATCGCTTCAAACAAAAAGATACCGAAGAAGTTAA
- a CDS encoding hemolysin family protein, which yields MIDFLQQNMIFAVSMTVLLLCSALFSGTETALFSLTPENARRLSSHRQAGYLVEILRRNPSDLLSAILFGNLIVNILFFCTGAAAAGQWGGQHGAWGEAVGGVVVLLLVIFLGEIVPKAIGVSHPIMILGVTGAFLVAWFKVSRPFRILIDRILRLFRLGGALPVAEAGLTTEEFKELLDAVRHEPGFGVREKVILEDIVNLPDIRVREIMIPRVQLFSKDESSSKEEILREARSGEYSHVFVYKDQDDDLLGYVKIRELYFCQDQKGLEALIHPLMFVPETKRADQLLKEMLDGGWPLAAVVDEYGGLAGMLTLEDLFAEVVGDFEPADDAVLQLDRNTYRLDGQLPIRAWKELLTGILPGQDVQALAFDTLGGFVISLLGRMPRCGDVVFVRNLRLTVETMQHRRIQTVLLHLNPPEALE from the coding sequence ATGATAGATTTTCTCCAGCAAAATATGATATTCGCGGTGTCGATGACTGTGTTGTTGCTGTGCTCTGCTTTATTTTCAGGCACAGAGACAGCTCTTTTTTCTCTTACTCCTGAAAATGCTCGTCGTTTAAGTTCGCATCGCCAGGCGGGATACTTAGTTGAAATTCTTCGTCGGAATCCATCGGACCTGCTGTCAGCCATTCTTTTTGGGAATCTAATCGTAAATATTCTTTTCTTTTGTACAGGAGCAGCCGCGGCTGGACAATGGGGTGGCCAGCATGGAGCTTGGGGAGAAGCGGTTGGTGGTGTTGTCGTTTTGCTTCTGGTCATTTTTTTAGGAGAAATTGTTCCCAAAGCGATCGGAGTGAGCCATCCGATAATGATTTTAGGCGTAACGGGAGCTTTCCTTGTGGCGTGGTTTAAGGTCAGTCGACCGTTTCGCATACTCATTGATCGTATTTTGCGCCTGTTTCGATTGGGAGGGGCTCTGCCTGTTGCAGAAGCCGGGCTGACAACCGAAGAATTTAAAGAATTATTGGATGCAGTTAGACATGAACCAGGTTTTGGTGTGCGTGAAAAGGTGATCCTGGAGGACATCGTGAACCTGCCGGATATCCGAGTTCGTGAAATTATGATTCCTAGAGTTCAGCTGTTCAGTAAGGATGAGTCCTCGTCTAAAGAGGAAATTCTCAGGGAAGCAAGATCCGGTGAGTACAGTCACGTTTTTGTGTATAAGGATCAGGATGATGATTTGCTTGGGTATGTGAAAATTCGGGAGCTGTATTTTTGCCAGGATCAAAAAGGCTTGGAAGCTTTGATTCACCCGTTGATGTTTGTTCCTGAAACCAAACGTGCAGACCAGCTGCTGAAAGAAATGCTGGATGGAGGATGGCCACTGGCTGCTGTCGTTGATGAGTATGGAGGGTTGGCAGGTATGTTGACCTTGGAGGATCTGTTTGCAGAGGTGGTCGGAGATTTCGAGCCGGCCGATGATGCTGTTTTACAATTAGATAGAAATACCTACAGACTGGATGGGCAGCTTCCGATTCGGGCATGGAAAGAATTATTAACCGGGATTCTTCCCGGACAGGATGTTCAGGCCTTGGCCTTTGATACTCTGGGAGGCTTTGTTATTTCTCTGCTGGGTCGGATGCCCCGGTGTGGTGATGTCGTTTTTGTGAGAAACCTTAGGTTGACTGTTGAGACGATGCAGCATCGGCGAATACAGACCGTCCTGCTGCATTTGAATCCACCGGAGGCATTGGAATGA
- a CDS encoding CNNM domain-containing protein encodes MSGWIVSICMLVLYLAGSAFFSGVETGGYLLNRLRLRRRVRLGDKSAKRLHHGLSDAHRFIFTVLIGNNLAIYLLSRDVTRLYSDRGGMDEGLLFGVLPWNAETAATLTLLLPLFIFGELLPKNWFHRHADTLMYRCSWLLLFFEKVFFPLTVLLKRLSALVSGRDSDQQIFSGVSLSLQGLQEYFRGESCNDLLSSHQHGMINNLVSLRRIPVRNLMIPVSQIVCQSDQVSVAEILEVMRERDCEQVVLYRGGVRQVVGYVTIFDLMAPEVNSLEPVASHVRKMVRFASTLPANRALRRLRQAPGTPAVILDRSSKAVGVLHLKDLAAYIVSEA; translated from the coding sequence ATGAGTGGGTGGATTGTTTCAATATGCATGCTTGTGTTGTATCTTGCTGGGTCTGCATTTTTCTCTGGTGTGGAGACCGGAGGTTATCTTCTGAATCGCCTTCGTCTGCGTCGCCGGGTTCGTTTGGGAGATAAAAGTGCAAAACGACTGCATCATGGACTGAGTGATGCCCATCGTTTTATTTTTACCGTATTAATCGGAAACAATCTGGCTATTTATCTTTTATCTCGCGATGTGACCCGACTTTACTCAGATCGCGGGGGGATGGATGAGGGCCTTCTGTTCGGAGTTCTTCCTTGGAATGCAGAGACGGCAGCCACGTTGACGCTGTTGTTGCCTCTTTTTATTTTCGGTGAATTGTTGCCGAAGAATTGGTTTCATCGCCATGCTGATACGTTGATGTACCGTTGCTCTTGGTTATTGCTGTTTTTTGAAAAGGTGTTTTTTCCCCTGACTGTTTTGCTGAAGCGGTTGTCTGCATTGGTGAGTGGCCGTGATTCAGACCAGCAGATATTTAGCGGAGTTTCGTTATCGTTGCAGGGGTTGCAGGAATATTTTAGAGGCGAATCCTGTAATGATTTACTCAGCTCTCATCAGCATGGAATGATCAACAATCTGGTTTCTCTGCGGAGGATTCCTGTACGCAATCTAATGATACCTGTTTCTCAGATTGTTTGTCAGTCAGATCAGGTTTCTGTCGCAGAAATTCTGGAAGTTATGAGGGAACGGGATTGCGAGCAGGTGGTTTTATATAGGGGGGGAGTTCGGCAGGTGGTTGGTTATGTGACCATTTTCGATCTGATGGCGCCGGAAGTTAATTCTTTGGAGCCGGTTGCTTCTCATGTGAGAAAGATGGTGCGGTTTGCGTCTACTCTTCCTGCAAACCGGGCTTTGCGTCGGTTGCGGCAGGCTCCCGGAACTCCGGCTGTGATTCTGGATCGTTCTTCAAAAGCAGTTGGAGTGCTTCACTTGAAGGATCTTGCGGCGTATATCGTTTCTGAAGCCTGA
- a CDS encoding DNA topoisomerase IV subunit B, translating to MADNKKKHVYDESKIKTLSSLEHIRARTGMYIGRTGNGNHYDDGIYVLLKEVIDNAIDEFIMGHGKKVEITLEEDTVSVRDYGRGIPLGKLVECVSRINTGAKYNDDVFQFSVGLNGVGTKAVNALSTYFVARAHRDGKFAEARFVRGILDGEDQGSAKNEENGTYISFSPDPEIFRNFKFREDHINRRLRFYSYLNAGLVIVFNGKRVVSQGGLLDLIRDESEFEKIYPPFHYRDKMLEFAFTHTNRFSEDYYSFVNGQFTSDGGTHLSAFREGLLKGINEYASAKFDGNDVREGILGAVAIRLKEPIFESQTKNKLGNTEIRSDIVASVKKAVVELLHRNKPSAEKLIDKIKESQKLRKELNSVKKLARERSKAVSIRVPQLKDCKKHFNKSKGNHDDTMIFITEGQSAAGSLVSCRDVNTQAIYTLKGKPLNVWDLKRDAIYKNVEIYNLMRSLNIEEDSNCLRYNHVVLATDADVDGLHIRNLMITFFLRFFESVVRDGHLQILETPLFRVRNKKDTLYCYSEAERDSAMKKLGRSAEVTRFKGLGEISPKEFGAFIGQDMRLTPVVVDEDHSISEVLSFYMGKNTQERRSYIMDNLVVDEEIL from the coding sequence ATGGCTGATAATAAAAAAAAACATGTCTACGATGAGAGTAAGATCAAAACACTCTCGTCTTTGGAGCACATTCGCGCCCGGACCGGTATGTACATTGGTCGAACCGGGAACGGAAATCACTACGACGATGGGATTTATGTCCTTCTGAAAGAGGTGATCGACAACGCCATTGATGAGTTCATCATGGGCCATGGCAAAAAGGTCGAGATTACATTGGAAGAGGATACAGTTTCGGTGCGTGACTACGGGCGGGGGATTCCGCTCGGGAAACTGGTGGAATGCGTTTCTCGGATTAACACGGGTGCAAAATACAATGATGACGTTTTTCAGTTCAGTGTTGGACTGAACGGAGTCGGCACCAAAGCTGTGAATGCTCTGTCCACTTATTTTGTGGCTCGAGCGCATCGTGATGGGAAATTTGCTGAGGCTCGGTTTGTGCGAGGGATCCTTGACGGCGAAGACCAGGGATCCGCGAAAAATGAAGAAAACGGAACGTATATCAGTTTCTCTCCTGATCCGGAGATCTTCAGGAATTTCAAATTTCGCGAAGATCACATCAACCGTCGGCTGCGTTTTTATTCATACCTGAACGCTGGTCTGGTTATTGTTTTCAATGGAAAAAGAGTGGTGTCCCAAGGCGGGCTTCTTGATCTGATCCGCGATGAAAGCGAGTTTGAGAAAATCTATCCGCCATTTCATTATCGCGATAAAATGCTGGAGTTTGCGTTTACCCATACGAACCGCTTCAGTGAAGACTACTACTCTTTTGTCAACGGACAGTTCACCAGTGACGGGGGAACGCATCTCAGCGCCTTCCGGGAAGGTCTTCTGAAGGGAATCAACGAATACGCCAGCGCCAAGTTTGACGGCAATGATGTTCGTGAAGGTATTCTGGGCGCGGTGGCTATTCGGCTGAAAGAGCCGATATTTGAGTCGCAGACCAAAAATAAGCTGGGAAATACAGAGATACGTTCCGATATCGTTGCCAGCGTGAAAAAAGCCGTCGTTGAGTTGCTGCATCGCAATAAACCGTCTGCAGAAAAACTCATTGATAAAATTAAAGAGAGCCAGAAACTTCGGAAAGAACTCAACTCGGTTAAAAAGCTGGCCCGGGAACGTTCCAAGGCTGTATCGATTCGTGTGCCGCAGCTCAAAGACTGCAAAAAGCATTTTAATAAATCCAAGGGAAACCACGATGATACGATGATATTTATCACCGAGGGACAGTCCGCCGCAGGGTCTTTGGTCAGTTGCCGGGATGTGAACACCCAGGCGATCTACACCCTTAAGGGTAAGCCGCTCAATGTGTGGGACCTCAAGCGTGATGCGATTTATAAAAACGTCGAAATTTATAACCTCATGCGTTCGCTTAATATCGAAGAGGATTCGAACTGCCTGCGCTATAATCACGTCGTTCTCGCGACGGATGCCGATGTGGACGGCTTGCATATTCGAAATCTGATGATTACCTTCTTTTTGCGCTTTTTCGAGTCGGTTGTGCGTGACGGCCACCTGCAGATTCTGGAAACGCCGCTGTTTCGGGTTCGAAACAAAAAGGATACGCTTTACTGCTACTCGGAAGCCGAACGCGATTCTGCAATGAAAAAGCTTGGGCGCAGTGCCGAGGTGACACGATTCAAAGGGCTGGGCGAAATATCGCCCAAGGAATTTGGTGCTTTCATCGGGCAGGACATGCGCCTGACTCCGGTGGTCGTTGATGAAGACCACTCCATTTCCGAGGTCTTGAGCTTCTACATGGGCAAAAATACACAGGAACGCCGTTCCTACATCATGGACAATCTTGTAGTGGACGAAGAAATTTTATGA
- a CDS encoding DNA topoisomerase IV subunit A yields the protein MSKNQELLFDDESVEKNDVEPGLQDEHNPLETEHGPLRELVDFNFLQYASYVICDRAIPNVADGLKPVQRRIMHALYEKDDGRFIKVANVVGHTMQYHPHGDASINDALVSLTNRGGYLIEGQGNFGNIFTGDRAAAGRYIECRLTKLAREELFNKELTRFLPSYDGRNQEPVTLPSKLPLLLMLGADGIAVGLSTFILTYNFIELLEEQVEILREKKRTPYKADPMPDFLTGGVMDASEYENGNGKVKVRAKIEERKGRLVITELPFGQTTEKLTASIEDAVKKKKVAVRAINDYTAENVEIELVLSQGAKPEKVEKALYAFTNCEVSASSRIVVIRDNRPVEMTVDEILHLNTQQLLWVLEGELNLRRDKLLDAFHTKTLVQIFVENRIYKKIEQCKTGEAVRKAIREGLEPFKKQLKRAIVEDDIDMLLGIPIKRISLFDINKNKSDLDKILEELAEVEKNLQSLNGYAIRYVKNLIKKYKAEYPRRTRVSTFKEIEVRALTATELTIGHDPEIQFAGSTVKGEELLQCSSLDKLMFVWGDGRYQMMPPPEKLFVDGNLLYCSIFDRDREMTCIYTHRKETYIKRFKFGGTIMNRDYQLAPDGSKILLFMEGCPEEIYVRYRPAKGQRIHQQMFKPENLLVKGAKAKGNRLTTKSIQYIDTKPGRWWRADEDTPQGVLL from the coding sequence ATGAGCAAGAATCAGGAACTCCTTTTCGACGATGAGTCCGTCGAAAAAAACGATGTGGAACCCGGACTTCAGGATGAGCACAATCCGTTGGAAACGGAACATGGCCCATTGCGCGAGCTGGTCGATTTCAACTTTCTTCAGTATGCCTCCTACGTCATCTGTGACCGGGCGATTCCGAATGTGGCTGATGGACTGAAGCCGGTTCAACGTCGCATCATGCATGCGCTGTATGAAAAGGATGACGGGCGCTTTATCAAAGTGGCCAATGTCGTTGGGCACACCATGCAGTATCATCCGCATGGAGATGCTTCTATCAATGATGCCCTGGTTTCTCTCACTAACCGCGGGGGCTACCTGATCGAGGGGCAGGGGAATTTTGGGAACATTTTCACTGGTGACCGGGCCGCTGCCGGTCGTTACATCGAATGCCGCCTGACCAAACTGGCAAGGGAAGAGCTTTTTAATAAAGAGCTGACCCGATTTCTGCCCAGTTATGACGGACGCAATCAGGAGCCAGTCACGCTGCCGTCCAAACTGCCGCTGCTGTTAATGCTTGGCGCCGACGGAATTGCTGTTGGACTTTCCACCTTCATTCTCACCTATAACTTCATTGAACTGCTTGAAGAGCAGGTTGAAATTCTGCGTGAGAAAAAACGGACTCCATACAAAGCCGATCCGATGCCGGACTTCCTGACCGGCGGCGTCATGGATGCGTCCGAGTATGAAAACGGAAACGGAAAAGTCAAAGTCCGGGCCAAAATTGAAGAACGCAAAGGCCGGCTTGTTATCACCGAATTGCCGTTTGGACAGACAACTGAAAAACTGACGGCTTCGATTGAGGATGCGGTTAAAAAGAAAAAAGTAGCCGTACGCGCGATCAACGATTACACCGCAGAAAACGTTGAAATCGAACTGGTTCTTTCGCAGGGAGCGAAACCTGAGAAGGTTGAAAAGGCCCTCTATGCATTTACCAACTGCGAAGTATCCGCGTCGAGCCGCATTGTCGTTATCCGTGATAATCGTCCGGTCGAAATGACCGTGGATGAAATCCTGCATCTCAACACGCAGCAGCTTCTGTGGGTTCTGGAGGGCGAACTCAACCTTCGGCGCGACAAACTGCTCGATGCATTCCACACCAAAACGCTGGTGCAGATTTTTGTCGAGAACCGTATCTATAAGAAAATCGAGCAGTGCAAAACCGGCGAAGCCGTTCGTAAAGCGATTAGGGAAGGGTTGGAGCCGTTTAAAAAACAGTTAAAGCGGGCGATTGTTGAAGACGATATCGATATGCTGCTGGGTATACCGATTAAGCGCATCTCGCTGTTTGATATCAATAAGAACAAGTCGGACCTGGATAAAATCCTAGAAGAGCTTGCTGAGGTGGAGAAAAACCTCCAGTCGCTCAATGGATATGCAATTCGCTACGTGAAGAATCTCATCAAAAAATATAAAGCGGAATATCCTCGTCGTACGCGGGTTTCCACCTTCAAAGAGATTGAAGTGCGAGCTCTGACTGCCACAGAGCTGACCATCGGCCACGATCCTGAAATTCAATTCGCAGGTTCCACTGTCAAAGGGGAAGAACTTCTACAGTGTTCTTCTCTGGATAAACTGATGTTTGTCTGGGGCGACGGGCGTTATCAGATGATGCCGCCGCCGGAAAAACTGTTTGTGGATGGGAATCTGTTGTATTGCTCCATTTTTGATCGCGATCGGGAAATGACCTGCATCTACACGCATCGAAAAGAGACCTACATTAAACGTTTCAAGTTCGGCGGAACCATCATGAACCGCGACTATCAGTTGGCGCCTGATGGATCAAAAATTCTGCTATTTATGGAGGGCTGTCCGGAAGAAATTTATGTGCGTTATCGTCCGGCCAAAGGACAGCGTATTCATCAGCAGATGTTTAAACCGGAAAACCTGCTCGTCAAAGGGGCCAAGGCCAAAGGCAACCGGTTGACCACGAAGTCGATTCAGTACATCGATACAAAACCCGGCCGCTGGTGGCGCGCTGATGAAGATACTCCGCAGGGAGTTCTTCTATAG
- a CDS encoding LA_2272 family surface repeat-containing protein: MKKTVAVLSTFILMCTGLASAQEVVFSEDTGGVYYPLQLALYPTVQLVPYDGDFAGLRLNIIGANRNVSGVDIGLINQTDDIFRGVGIGAVNLSKGNSEGLSIGLINHANGDVKGFQGIPFISWWSAFNFVHGQCNGAQGGLFNQASTLRGVQGGLVNVAYDSKGVMVGLYNYTESFCGLHVGLVNITYNDMTGAQFGIYNGVRDARGFQLGLINQCQTLDGLQIGLVNIASQKESLPTMLFVNWQF; encoded by the coding sequence ATGAAAAAAACAGTTGCTGTTCTGTCCACTTTTATCCTGATGTGCACCGGTCTCGCCTCGGCACAGGAAGTCGTTTTTTCTGAAGATACCGGCGGAGTCTACTATCCGCTTCAGCTCGCGCTTTATCCGACGGTTCAACTGGTTCCCTACGACGGTGACTTTGCCGGGCTTCGCCTGAACATTATCGGAGCAAACCGCAACGTGTCCGGCGTTGATATCGGGCTGATCAATCAGACGGATGATATTTTTCGCGGAGTCGGCATCGGCGCAGTCAACCTGAGCAAAGGCAACTCCGAAGGGCTCAGTATCGGGCTCATCAACCATGCCAATGGCGATGTAAAAGGTTTTCAGGGAATTCCTTTCATCAGCTGGTGGAGCGCTTTCAACTTTGTACACGGCCAGTGCAACGGCGCCCAGGGCGGACTGTTTAACCAGGCCAGCACCCTGCGCGGCGTACAGGGCGGACTGGTGAATGTCGCTTACGATTCCAAAGGTGTGATGGTCGGGCTCTACAATTACACAGAAAGCTTTTGCGGGCTGCACGTTGGCCTCGTCAATATTACCTATAATGACATGACCGGAGCACAATTCGGAATCTACAACGGCGTACGCGATGCCCGTGGGTTCCAGCTTGGACTGATCAACCAGTGCCAGACTCTGGACGGCCTGCAGATTGGATTGGTCAACATTGCCTCACAGAAAGAATCTCTGCCGACCATGCTGTTTGTGAACTGGCAGTTCTGA